TAACCTCCGTCACGGCAGTGCCAAGCGTGCGTGTGCTTTGTATGCGTGATGTGCTTGTGCTCTGCTCTACTAACCTCTTCAGGGTGCTGTGTCCACACTTGTGGACGCAACTTGCTCTTGCCAGTTCTTTCAACTGATGggcaagaaagagcaagataaacTTATTTTTTGATTAATTGAACCTCCAGCATGTTCAGTATGTCTTCATTTAGCTACTGTGCTCTGTGTATTGCTGCATATGATTACTTTGCTGAATGCGCTTCGTGTTTGACGAATCGTTTGGTGTGGCATTCAGGTAGCTACGTCAAAAGTATATTCTTGCTTGTTTGAATTGAACATAACTAATAACAAATTGCTCATGCATTTTGAGCCTGAAATTTTATTCTACTTACGCAGAAATAGAAGATCACTGACTTAAGAATAACCATATTTAATGACATTCTACTTATGATTATTTACTTGAAAATGCACAAATCGATTCATTACTCAGCCCTGTGTCTTTTTATTGTAATAGAATATCAAATGCCTTGGAATAAAGTTGTATAAACGTGGCATATTTACAGATGATCCATCACAATTTGCACCGAAGGGGTGAGAAAAATGAGAGCAATAAAAGAAAGGAACATTGCATTCTATCGCTACAGCTCTATGTGTTTAAGGGCTATATAAAGAGATAATGATACAGTGAAATTTTAAGATATTGGAAGATATGGGGAAGTgtaaatttgcaaaaaaaaatgcatgcaaaaaagaaattgaaaTCTTACCTGCATTGCCTTCTTGTTGCGGTGCAAGGCAGCTTATAAAAGAGGGGTATTCTCTTTGATCAAGTTTGTTAGGGCAGATTCTTGAAGCAGGCAATGTGAGCAGTACCAAATTCATCGATAAGGTTAATATGTCTGATAACTGTGTTTACAGTGTATGCTGCTTTAACACTGCTGCTGCTTGTGTGCAGTGTCTCAAGATGAATCATTGGTGATAAAGTGTGTATCCAACCGAATAGAATGTGTGTCCATGCTACCTTTCCCCTTCCTGTCATTCTCCAGGCATTTTTGCTGAATTATAGCTACTCACAGGTTGTCGGGTATGGTGCTAGGACAGCATTGCTAATGCCTTGATGTAATGGCGCTAGCAGCAACTTGACAGCAGTTATTCGTTGCCTTACAGTGAAGCGGTATGTGAGGAAAGGTGTTCCCCGAGAGCACAGGAAACAGGTAATGTTCAACCTTTGCCCCATTTCTTACTCTTGCGCATTTCCAAGGAGTGTGTGTGGTTGCTTGAGCACTTTTAGTAGAGGTAGGTGTGAAGTTTGATAGCAAGCTTTTCTTTAATCTCACTAAAATGATCATCAATGAAAGAAGGAGAATGGATCAAggacttgttttctttgttagacacaacccaatgaagccaagggagaTGGACATTGCTTGTAGTCTTGttactgtagtgtagtaattatgatataaatgaaaAGGAATTGAAGCAGACAAAAAGGAAAGTTGCCGCTGGTAGGGACTGAAGCTACAACCTtgggataacgcgtccgatgcttcactagtactatcgatagtgtaaacaaactatcgatagtactactatcgacaaactatcacTAGTGCAATCAGTAGCACCATcgctaatattactagcgatattactgccacacgtgtttattgctttgttttgatgtattcgggtttcacccacaaagactggtCGCAgcatttgacgcagaccgcgccgcagtgttcgagaagcttcgcgattgtttgagatcattttgttaagattacgcgccggacacgaatagtcaagtttattcgagagcttacgcgagcaccagcaataacgctggaaagttcgatgactgatgtataaaagacaaagCGTTCCACcaattatcagattactcgacggccggcgactgttctcgccgctgtcagtgcgcagcatgCATCGCTTGTATTTCGGGTTTTGATTTTATAAGCACAAGTTCGCCTAAATAAAGAGCTTCATATTTCCCAATTCTTTCTgcatgcagcattcttcaccctcacaatcacgtgacaaactatccatagtggtgcaaataatgatgctgttgctggctggccatattgccaaaatgtttGCGATAACCTGCTATCAGCTTCGTTTAATTTATGTGCAATTTTTGGCGAGATAAATAAATTATATCCGCAgcaaaaatggcggaatatgtccatcaataaattcagattctaaagcaaccagttacaccttacaattaacaaactttgttcttgatattttttttttaaattttgaaaccataaaatgcaatataaatctgaagctgcgcagttccaccccatgtaacggcttcctttccgctatagctgaacagtttgactttatgatcatgtcagcgaagcactctggtgaagaacacaagcatgtcaactcaCTTGCcctttcagcctgctcctccggctccactatgtaccatgtgcgcggggaaccaagtttatgctgcaatgagttcacgctgttgattttatactatcgatagtatcttttactatcgatagttcgatagtgactcagctatcgatagtattgatagtaccatcgatagttctgcatcgctaAGTGTTAGCCAGTGCTACTCGTAGCCATGACaatgagtgtggaacactttttttctgcctgctggcgtcgcTAGCATGCgatctttttacaagctggcagctgaccaataaagcCTCAAGCACATATATCAAAGTTGGTAGTACCTTTTCATACTGAAAGGCAGCATGGTAACTGTGCATCTGCACTGTTTATCTCATCATCAGATTGTGAGCTGCGGCTTCTTGCTGGGGCAATCCATAGTGTTGCCCAATGGCAAGTGCATGCAAgtgatgttttttttattgttttgctaCTATAATTCATTTGTTAGACAGTGCCCACCTTGTGTCCTCTCCTTTGCATTGCTATTTTCTTCGGTATGCATCGTACCTTTCAACTGGCCCAACATTCTGCCTTCCATCAGGTGTGGATGGTCTTGTCGGGAGCAGCTGCAATGCAGATTGAGCAGCGAGGCCTCTATCAGTCACTGCTGCAGCAGAGCCGGCGCCCAGACCTTGTCGAGACGATCCAGATCGGTGGGTCTGCAATGATATAATGTTCAGTCAAGTTTAGTGCACTGTAAGCATGTGAAAAATAGAAGTACTGTTTTATGACTTCACCCTTAGAGCAGGAAGTTTTGTTGTTTACAGCAGCCAAATTCATTAATTATTCAACTTCAAGATTGTTTGAAAAAAGAATTTCTGAAGTGCCAGGCATTTGAAGTAACGAGAGTGTTTCATTGCGTGCACCACTGTACCCTATACGCAAGCCACACTTTTTTTACATATCGCTCGGGTATGGGTTGTACACAAGTCGGGCATTTAACACACTGTTGCACCACTGTAACTGCTTAACACACTGTTGCACCAGTGTAACTGCTGTATTAGAATGGTGCAACAACTGGTCTGGACCCAAATCAAGTTCAGTAATATttcatttgggcctagttggtacatattcctaaGGTAAAAAGtagcagcgcaaacacacaagacgtCCCACAAATCAAGTTCTTTCACTCATTTGCTCACTGTTAACAGAATACGAACGTGTGGCGAAAAGGCGTGGCACTGCTTCCGCGTTTGCGTGCAGTGTTGGTGCTTCTCAAGATGAGCGCCAGTGATGATAAAAACACTCACCAACAGAAGCTAGAAAAACCGTGTGTGTTGTACCCCGAAGAATATCAGTTGATATAATATGTTTTGACTGGAAGCATTAAAGCCATGCTTTCCCACAAACGTTTTATTTAACTATTGATAACCAATTTTATGCTTATGATTTTCAGATGAGCTCAGCTCATCAGCATTCTCACCACTGTTGGAAAAGCTTACCTCATTGGCATGCTCCAGAAGCTGATAATCTTTGGTGCCATCCAATGTGTTTGGTAGTCCCGTAACTAAAAAGCCCTTCCTGAAAAGCTCTTCCACTTGTTTGTGCTTGAAAGCGTGCGACCTGCTACACAATGCTAGAGCAACACTGAGCATGCAACACAAGAGGCTCAACCTGTAAACAAAGACCAAATAGTGCTGGCAAGTTGCCATGAAAAGAATGGAAGACAGGAGCAGTGGAAGTGCCATGCCACAGAGGGATGATGATGTGGTGTGTGATGGATGGCAGGAACTACCTGGTGCCATCTTGTAGTACTTTGTGGTACTATAGTAGTGAAACATTGGTTTTGGGTGCCTTGATAATTTCTTTTTCGAAGTTTTCCATGCTGGGGGGGAGGGGTGCAAATTATACATGAAGGCAGATTATACACGAGTAAATATGGTAGTTTTCATCTGCATTTTAGCATCGAAATGCTGGATGCAGCAGAGTTGCTAAATGGCTTCGCATTCTTCTTTTGGGAAAGACTGTTCTGACTGCTGGTTATTGAGATGAACTTCTCGCATTCATTTTTGTTTATATGATGCCCACGGCTTGACAACAGAATGGGAGCTGGAATCGATTCATCATGTTGTTGCAACAAATGCAGTGCTCTGGAATGCAAAGCTACACGTTGAAAAGATTTGTTTTTGTTCCTTACAGACGTGCCCCGGACTTTTCCGGACAATGTGTATTTCCAAGGGGGTGGACAGCAGCAGAAGTCTCTCTTCAACATCCTGGTGGCATACGCACATTTCAACCAGGGTGTCGGCTACTGCCAGGTATGAAGGGGTGTCACTGAGATAAAGCTTGTTGTCATCGTGAAGAGATCGCAGCGAGAAAAAATGTGTGGCATGCAGTATCTTGCAACTAATTGTCCACACAAAAGATTTCTTGCTCCTGAACGTTGTTgtaacaggcaaaaaaaagtctACCATTCACGTGCAGTCTACAGTGTGTTTGTGATAACTGCAGCTGGATTGTCCCAGATGGGCTATATTGGTGCTCTGCTTTTACTTAATGACAAGTGCTAATCTTCTCCAGGAGGGGAGGTTAATCGTTTGCGGTTGCGGAGATGAATTTGTAGTTGGTTATAAAGAAACGGTGTGGGCAATGGGAAAATAGAGAAGGATAATGATCACATCCTGTGCACAGACACTGTCGTCACTCAGATGAGGGCATGTTcggttaaggggagatgcgggtcgaaaaacgcgagttttctaaataattatcgattttttgttttcacctgttttgttaagattagtacctctactgttctgaaaaaaaaaatcaatgccgagactcaactggaaacgctttaaaattgcgtctaaagagcacaaggtggctgtcaaaaggccgaaagtgtgtcatcttcgagcaccttgcagccgataatgcgccgccgctcgccattgtcgaccgcatgaggcgaagagccgagcctcactgttcaaataacgacggtttcccgcgctgctgcagcgcaagaaataataaagagacgcacgcttttgccgcctttttcgagcgccgcgactggctttaaatcacgtggtacggatcgggagccgccattggccgctgcgcgcctgtgtgtgctgtgaagcctacttgcaggatccgtgtctcattgagcagcgcagctgaacaacgcttttctcgagtgcttatccgttatggatgaaaaaagccgtaggaagcgcggtcaccggcctgtgaagtttcacgcggcgcacaaatttcgaggacgccggcgtaaatcaaagccgaacactaaaaccacgaaaagagcgtctgctgccgcaaggcgtagtggacgccgatgcgtccgacgagtttgccgcggcattcgaatatgtgagtgcctcccagaaaaagatcggagtcttcgaagacgaagaaaaatcacaggacgacgagtcttcgttgattgctgatatgacagcactgaacatgttggtttaatcgaggacactccagttttgaacgtgttctggaagagcttggcgtgctcccgcctcatgatctggttgctcttggcacatcatgggacagcacacgccagaaaaaaatgtctcaaaaattaacaggagaagcaagggctcgtcggcgttcgctgaagaaaaaaatcttgtcgaggagtcagctcgaaagagctgtgagggccaaacctatggtgctggcgcattttaatggcagtggccactacaaggaggatttctctttcttgtgtacaaatttagtcgcattcaatgacatctttgataaataaacatgcaattttgactttaaaactggtttttctcaaaacgcaaattttgtcatttttgtcaatgtgcccctcctttttcgggtacttctggtgctcagatctgcatgaaatttttcccaaattttttccaaagtatcttaaatgcaattatcttgtttaagtttcaatattcttattatataataaaaaaaagttatgtaaacttttactagggtaggagaaatatgaacttcccacgttaaaatttttcacgtctagtacatattttgtatggacttcctaattagttatttgcattccacactttatttgaaacattatgaactatcaattgtaaaaaattattgaagtttaggtctgaaaagagggggggcaaaaggcttaagtttttcactttgtcatgtcgcagaactaaaagtatgcgacttgcaagaaaactaattatatatttgaaatcagcataaaaagttctataaagcagctcaagtttcattgctctagggtgaatattaaagaaaaagtgtcttcgagtagcatctccccttaaaggaaGAAGGTTGGGGCACCAACGATATCAATCTCACTTCTTTACATTCGGTGCCACGAAACCAGGAACTACAATTGTGGCTGCTGACCGAGACAGAAACGACTGGTCTGTATCTGTAGACTGATGCAAACTGCTGGTGCCACCTGGAGGACCGTGAGGCATGAGCCCTTACGCCTACTTTAGCTCCATTCTGACCTTGCCCATCGAGATGACGACTTGAGCTCTGCAAAGCTGGAATCTCCGTGGATAAAAAGAGGTAGCCCAGCCTTAAGAGCAGCAAGCAGTACATCTGCCTGTTCGGCAGGTTTTCACTTTGGCAACAACTTCTATTTGCACAAAGCTAGGGCAATAAACATCTGTGGTGACATTTGTCATGTAGGCCTAGTGCTTGAAGGGACCAAAGCATCTAATGTGAACGTATACAAGCACAGAAATGACGACATCAGCATCAGTGCTTGCGTGTTCGGGATGATGAATCTACCGTGTAAGCGTGATTCTACAGGCTTTGCCCCCGGAACTACCAGATGTATGCCTGCCAACCTGCTGCAGGTTCTCCATGATGGCCACTATAAAGTTTGCAAGGTCAGCTTACTGAGTTCCTTTATTGTGGATCGTCCTGGTGGCCTTGCCCTTGGGGTACCAAACATTATGCCAGCAGGACCATTGAATGCACAAACCACCAGGAACATAACTGTGACGAGAAATGTTTATTTAGTGCCCATTGCTATGGCTTTCTTAAGGCACACCTAATTGAACAGGTTGAACATTGGGACATACAGCAGCTACAAGTTTTATGGAATATCATGCACCTATATACTTAAAAGCTCACGAAGAAAAGCAGTGAACTTGTTTAGGATGCACACCAGAGAGTTTGTAAGCTTACTGCCGTGTTCTTCTGGAATCCTAGGCAAAAGCAAAAAGGTGTAGACAGACGTGACCTCGTCACACTGGAGCTAATAGAGTGACATCTATGCATTCCCAGACTTCGAGATGGAAATCACAGGATGGAAACCCACCACATGAAGGCCAAGCTCCAAATAAGGATTGAAGAACTAGAGAGGCAGCCTTATAGCAATGCAGAAGGCAAGGGAAGCAGCAGCACTGCAGAAATCATAAGTTCTCCACAAAAGGTGGCTCCATCGTTTGCTAGCAAAAAGGACGTGATTTTGTCTCTAAGGGAAGATAAGTGATCAGAGGAATGGAATTTAAAGGAATGCGAGAGAAAAGACATATTTCAACTTTCGTTGACCTCGTACTCTCTTGAGAGCCCGGCAGACATTAGCAGCAGTACTGCGATGATCATAGAAGATTTAAGGAGACCTTTCGATTTACTGATTACTGCATGCCATGAAAGAAATTGGCAAccaagacgaagaaagaaaatcaaAGATAAGTCTCTACAATCACTAGTGACTTACTTTTCATTTCAGAAGCCCTGTGTTGTTTGGGATACCATGCCCACTCAGTAGTGGTGGCCATTCACAGATATAATGCTTAAAAATATTCTGTTTCATGATGGGCTTGCCTTCAGGCTGTCGCGGCTTGTTAGTGACCAGGGTGAAACAAGGCAATTGTCGTGACATTGATGAACAGTCCCTGCAAAAATAGATGTGCTGTGAAAATTGGTGCTGGTTCCTCTATGGTTGGCACACTCACATTCCTCCAAATTTTTTAGCACTTTGTATGCATGTAGACCTCTGTGCCATTCATTCTGCTTTGGGATTTGTAAATCGCAGTTTGGGAAAATGTTGTTGCTGTGTCACATGGCCTGTCAGTGCTTGAAGGGTGCTGTGGTGGTGTGCAGGGTCTCAACTTCATTGCGGGTTTGTTGCTGCTGGCAACAGAGGATGAGGAGGCCACCTTCTGGCTCCTGCGTGCCCTGCTCGAACGGCTGCTGCCCGACTACTATGGCCGGCACATGACTGGCCTTCTCACGGACATCGAGGTGCTCGCCGAGCTGGTCAGGCAAGTGCCACTTCTTCCACCCTGTGGCCCACGTGGACGATGTTAAGGGAGAAATGGGAATGTTGCTATCGTGAGCAGTTATTGTTTTTATAACTCGTGGCAAACACATAATGTGATCATTGTCTGAAGGATAAAATGTGAAGTTAAAGCTAAAAAAAGctgcacctccccgaaggggatcatggggaatgcgaatgcatttgggtgcacccgatgagtgtgcgattaattaatgaagagagacgagagtgtgcacgtagaggcgtaatgctcgagttgcattgtgttacacttcgtcctagtggtatcgttgctgcgagagattcgacttcaccgacttctattgctatcaagacaccaaagcgtgcgctccctgcatgatatatatagggccgagcgcggagaggaggagcgcccgagctctctctccgccaagcgagctccgcgatgcgagcgccctcaccgggtacactcctcctctcccttaccctctgccgctcaccacctgctccggttgctaggcgcggcgcagctgttgctaggggcgaggaggagcgcgcgcggagagaccTGTGCGCATGCCGGCCAGGGACGCACAACaagccccgactaagaaatgcattcgcatttaaaaagcaggCTACACTTCTGCTCTGCAACACGAGATAGGTCAGTGTAATTGCGAGTTCAATCTTTGCAAGACAGGAAAGGCTGGTGAAATGAAAAACTGGTTGAAATGTCGAGTTGAAACTCCTGCACCAACTACTCGTGCATTATTAATTTTCACGATGTCTGCTTGAGGCTATCCAACTATTTATTAGTTGCGTGTAAGCAGTAAGTGGCGTGTCTTTTTACAAAATACTGCCGTCTTTGCAGCATTTCATGCCAGGCTTGTATAGTTTGCGCCCATTGTTCAAACGCGGGTTTGCTGGAAGTGCACCACTCACTGGCTTGCAGCACTGAAGCAGAAAGGATGTCTAAACACAAGTGTTGTACTCAGTGCTTGGTTTGGGCATATTCATTTTgtcgcgaaagtgttttatgcagggccTCACCAAGATTTGCTGACGCCGTttttgtcacggaaatgacgtcggtaaCAGAGCACACTAGTTTTTTTAGCATCTGCACAAGATGTATCTTAACTTCTGGTTTTCACTTCACTTCCCATTATAGCCTATCTAAGGAACCTCTCTTTCACAAGTTCAGTCACAAATGACTGATATTGTGGAGATCGTATGCTGTTACATAAAAGTACATAAAAGAAGCACCAGAATGCATTTAGCAATGTGCGCATCTAAGCTTTGGATGAAGGATGGATATATGAAGGAGTGGTCCCTGTATGTAGATTCCAAAAGCACTCACTGCCATTATCTTTTTTCAATAGGCATTGAAAATTTATGCGCGAACGAGGGATCAACCATTCTTTTTTGTGCCGTCCACACTCTTAAGTGGCTGATTGAAATTGCTGTGTAAGATCTTCGCTTTGGAAATGCGTTACTGTGTTATGAATGTTATAGAGCTGTGTACAAAAATTAAAGAGGTGGGGGAGGGAACACAACTTCCTTGTGATGACTGAGCTGTCCCTTGCATGGATTGCAGAGAGCGGATGCCCCAGGTGCACGCACACCTGGCCAAGCACGAGGTGTCCTGGGCGATCATGACCACCAAGTGGTTCGTCTGCCTCTTCGCCGAAGTGCTGCCGATTGAGGTGGGTGCAACAGCAGTACTTGGAAGAACAGTGCCCACCACTGCGCGCCTGCTTTCATACAATATGCTAATATAATCAAGCATCCTTTTTATGAAGTCGCATTAAACATTGTAGGATTTCTGTTATATCAAATGTTTCTTATAAGTATGTACTGGCTTAATGCTAATATTTCACAGGAAATTTGTGTACTTATTTATTTTCAGTAGGGCTGTGCGtatagcaaaatttcgggtgtgaagtgaattcgaatattaaaaCGTGAGTGCAAATCAAattgaatattttttgaatagttgtcaaatattttttttaatacttcaaagcgaaattacagatgtctagttttttcttccttcgtcccAGTCTGGGTGCACTGTAAcgtttacagaaaaaaaattgcaagggatccctaagcatattcttatgagacagcaacatgagagcatttctttttactAGGTTATTGAAGCACTGGAGGTGTGGTGTTCCCtggttgtcttatcaagaatgaggcagtgCAGAGGCCGAATTACATTTACCATatatactcgcgtaatgaacccactttttttttcagaaatgttgATGCAAATTTAAGGGGAGGGTTCATtatgtggaaaaaaaaattttggtaGGTATAAAAGTTGAAATTTTGTATGACGGTGTTCAGAAATTCGATAATTATACCTCAATCTTTAAAAAGTAAGCGTTTGCACACAACGTATgcgaaaaaaaagctttattgatGACACCAACCGGCCACTTTTTGGCGCTCCTACTCGCTTCCATCGCCGTCAGTGTCTTCCTCGCTTATGTCGCTTGCTGCTGCCGCCTCGTCATCGTCAGACCACAGCGCATCGTCTTCTGTACCGTCCAGGCTATTGTAGATCCCAGTCTTCTTGTAGCTCCGGACGATCATATCGCTCGGAATCTGGCTCCACGCCTCCAGAATTCAGTGGCACAGCATCTCGATAGACGGCCTCCTTATTTTACCAGCATGAGTCAGGTCGTGGTTTCCGTCGACCGTCCACTGTGTGTACCGTGTCATCCACTCCGTTTCCGCCGGCACCCACTCCTTGTCAGTTAAAGCTATTGAAGGCTTATGACAGAGCCACGTTGCGAATGCGCGGTGCGCCGTTGCTGCTTTGTTTGCATGCCGCTGTGCCTGCGTGGCGCTATAAGCAATAAGGTTTCTTGTGCGTTCGACAGATGGCGCTCGGTCGCAAAAAAGGCACGACTTTCAAATTTTGACTTTTGTTTGCGTTCACGCTGCTTGCaacttgttaaagggacactaaaggcaaataacaatttatgtcagagtgaaagctcaatgtatgacaacttctaaaacggcaatgttatcaacagcagtgccctacttaccgagaaattaagctagatgtatcacatgatgagcgccacgagtgggacattttcgaagtgatcccaatgacgtatgagagtctgcctgtAATAAATCACTAggaatcaaactagcagcaataaaaaaagaaccttcagtgtatcaaaagacgtaataaaatgctgtttgattcatggaaaaaagaacctctgtggcgttgccatggggaacggcgcgcatggttcaaaggttccgttttcgccgaactgcgcttcacctgGCGCCTTGCTTCactcacgcagtcgcgtctcagtggtagtttcgggatcgcgtactgccgcgtgtgttttgcgcgctcgtgaaagtcactctgacagaaagttcgacaaaatgccgcatgcatgtgatattgccggatgcctgaatggtgcacaacgccagtgctgcagcaaggaaaccgatgtctTTTCTAGTCTTGTgggaatattcgagcactttgaatattcgaacgaataatacagtattcgaattcgcttcgagtcgaatttaaattattgaaaatttcgaagtattcgaaatgaacgaataggtgtatattagtccgcttataaaccccctgtaaaggtggtttcactgcagtggaggggtgctataccgtgaatacatctTTCCAAGGAAAATCCGCACTGTTTGCTTGTAATctcctgtaaaggtagtttcactgcagtggaggggtactgtacagtgaatacacctttccaggaaaaatccgcactgccgcgaagcctcactttaaggttaaatattccctcacatcgattcataattttttaagtttaaaaacttgttataccggcttacgtgctcgaagtatagtaaattttaaaatgtaacatattatcgtttgcattctaccgaaagccaaatcctgctttattaaaagttgcttccacttcctttgaaccaaaaagaatgacatttgcacatgccttgttacaatttaaaaaaaacgttgtgcaggttggttgggtcatgacaaatatgctcatttttctttataatatgtgacattcactattcgaattcaattagaaattattcgaccaaaatcactattcgctttgaattcgcttcgaacgtaaaatttactgttcgcacaagcctagtcttttcactgggtgccgcggaataaACCCTTACGCTCGtagtctcgttgtcaagttctccgtccacatccattgcggcaattgcagcaagcttcgatggcttcaatggccgttgttgctgctgtgggtcccactactttcgctctgctgctactagtgtcggcggctgcgccagtaaaggcgggcaacattgggcacggcagcagtgatgtatgaaagt
Above is a window of Rhipicephalus sanguineus isolate Rsan-2018 chromosome 3, BIME_Rsan_1.4, whole genome shotgun sequence DNA encoding:
- the LOC119386624 gene encoding growth hormone-regulated TBC protein 1, producing the protein MAVVTDADGSSMSAENEQRARVGPYGFEWPEGFDHEVHETFWRGYRAVLARRLHKWDRLLSNARPAAYPNLRHGSAKLKRYVRKGVPREHRKQVWMVLSGAAAMQIEQRGLYQSLLQQSRRPDLVETIQIDVPRTFPDNVYFQGGGQQQKSLFNILVAYAHFNQGVGYCQGLNFIAGLLLLATEDEEATFWLLRALLERLLPDYYGRHMTGLLTDIEVLAELVRQRMPQVHAHLAKHEVSWAIMTTKWFVCLFAEVLPIETVLRIWDSLFLEGSKVLFRVAITLVAQGQEKILAARGLGEIMAAFKEAASGPQVTDCHAFLKAIFKQPKSLKRAHIEQLRASCRERVIAARR